The following coding sequences lie in one Nitrososphaerota archaeon genomic window:
- the tgtA gene encoding tRNA guanosine(15) transglycosylase TgtA, giving the protein MFSFEIKDRDAGGRICNLIIKENKLETPIFLPVYNPNIPLITPEEMIKEFNVKALMSNAYIIYKNEELRKETLSKGIHEVLNFNGTIFCDSGAYQMFRGEIKISQKEIIEFQEKIGTDVGVMLDVPSKNESYEETKRSVLETIERAKEWEKIKSSKNVFWEGVIQGGGFRDLVEYSCRRMREFNFDIFAVGVPPLLWKNYEFKSITLQGLTTKINIPSNKPLHAFGIGHPIIFCFLVAIGYDIFDSASYAIYARDLRYITEYGTKKIDKLEFLPCNCPICSKYTIKEIKEMEKNDKIKIIAKHNLYTILKEINIIKQAIKENSLWELCQIRARNHPKLIETLFFLLKDNYDFFEKIEPIRKRKPIFYIGEESIYRPEIIRAKNRIKSEIIPSALNETYPFQIIFPTNFEIFKFDGKKYSDLEKIRIIADYQFDKGIGEKIFSDKVEIEKSKNGRIKRIWNENKLLATIRARDGFLALRIEGARLLHKYTNPLKYRVVISDEEIKKIVSEGKNVFAKFIEKCDINIIPKEEVLIVDENDNLLAVGEAILTGREMMVFKRGVAVKVRDSINRNK; this is encoded by the coding sequence ATGTTTTCATTTGAAATAAAAGATAGAGATGCAGGAGGAAGGATTTGTAATTTAATTATTAAAGAAAATAAACTTGAAACCCCAATTTTTCTACCAGTATATAATCCAAATATACCTCTCATAACTCCTGAGGAAATGATTAAAGAATTTAATGTAAAAGCTTTAATGAGTAATGCGTATATAATATATAAAAATGAAGAATTAAGAAAAGAAACTCTTAGTAAAGGAATACATGAAGTATTGAATTTTAACGGAACAATTTTTTGTGATTCGGGAGCTTATCAAATGTTTCGTGGAGAAATAAAAATTTCTCAAAAAGAAATAATAGAATTTCAAGAAAAAATAGGAACAGATGTTGGAGTAATGTTAGATGTTCCTTCAAAAAATGAAAGTTATGAAGAAACGAAACGAAGTGTTTTAGAAACAATCGAAAGAGCAAAAGAATGGGAAAAAATAAAATCTAGCAAAAATGTTTTTTGGGAAGGAGTTATTCAAGGTGGGGGATTTAGAGATCTCGTAGAATATTCTTGTAGAAGAATGAGAGAATTTAATTTTGATATTTTTGCTGTTGGAGTTCCTCCATTATTATGGAAAAATTATGAATTTAAATCTATTACTTTACAAGGTTTAACTACAAAAATAAACATACCATCGAATAAACCATTGCATGCTTTTGGAATAGGACATCCAATAATTTTCTGTTTTTTAGTAGCAATTGGATATGATATTTTTGATTCAGCTTCATATGCTATTTATGCTCGCGATTTAAGGTATATAACTGAATATGGAACAAAGAAAATTGATAAATTAGAATTTCTTCCATGCAATTGTCCTATTTGTTCTAAATATACAATAAAAGAAATAAAGGAAATGGAAAAAAATGATAAAATAAAAATTATAGCAAAACATAATCTTTATACAATTTTAAAAGAGATAAATATCATTAAGCAAGCAATCAAAGAAAATTCTTTATGGGAACTTTGTCAAATAAGAGCTAGGAATCATCCTAAACTTATAGAAACGCTTTTTTTCCTTCTTAAAGATAATTATGATTTTTTTGAAAAAATAGAACCTATAAGAAAACGTAAACCAATATTTTACATAGGAGAAGAAAGTATCTATAGACCAGAAATAATACGTGCAAAGAACAGGATAAAATCAGAGATTATACCTAGTGCTTTAAATGAAACATACCCTTTTCAAATAATTTTTCCGACAAATTTTGAAATTTTTAAATTTGATGGAAAAAAATATAGTGATTTAGAAAAAATAAGAATAATAGCTGACTATCAATTTGATAAAGGAATCGGAGAAAAAATTTTTTCTGATAAAGTAGAAATAGAAAAAAGTAAAAATGGAAGAATAAAAAGAATATGGAATGAGAATAAACTTTTAGCTACTATTAGAGCAAGAGATGGTTTTCTTGCTTTAAGAATTGAAGGAGCTAGACTTTTACATAAGTATACAAATCCTTTAAAATATAGAGTTGTAATAAGTGATGAAGAAATAAAGAAAATAGTTTCTGAGGGTAAAAATGTATTTGCTAAATTTATAGAGAAATGCGATATAAATATTATTCCAAAAGAAGAAGTATTAATCGTAGATGAAAATGATAATTTATTAGCTGTAGGTGAAGCAATACTTACAGGAAGAGAAATGATGGTTTTTAAACGTGGTGTTGCTGTAAAAGTGAGAGATAGTATTAATCGTAATAAATAG